Proteins encoded together in one Maricaulis maris window:
- a CDS encoding response regulator: MTNQAIRVLHIEDDFADAMLVQHAVCEAGDLDITFEVARTLKDAKRCLARTHYDLILLDLRLPDSVHPTDTLETTQSCAGDTPLMILSGSMSVDASHLPDCISRLDKNASFRNQKGEMPTQLAHMIREAAESADFQAI; the protein is encoded by the coding sequence ATGACCAATCAAGCCATTCGCGTTCTGCACATAGAAGACGATTTTGCCGATGCGATGCTTGTTCAGCATGCCGTCTGTGAGGCCGGTGATCTGGACATCACGTTCGAGGTCGCCCGGACGCTGAAAGACGCCAAGCGATGCCTGGCGCGTACGCACTATGACCTCATCCTGCTCGACCTGCGCCTTCCGGACTCGGTCCATCCGACCGACACGCTTGAAACCACGCAATCCTGTGCCGGTGATACGCCGCTGATGATCCTGTCGGGGTCCATGAGCGTTGATGCCAGCCATCTGCCCGATTGCATTTCGCGCCTCGACAAGAATGCCAGCTTCCGGAACCAGAAGGGCGAAATGCCGACGCAGCTCGCGCACATGATCCGCGAAGCCGCCGAGTCGGCTGACTTCCAGGCGATCTGA
- the udk gene encoding uridine kinase translates to MSEADAAPSKVTLVAIVGGSASGKTRLAYAIAEHVPGAYVIKEDDYYLDATLLADFDPDTFNFDEPASKDHALLVRHLKALKAGQGVDIPQYDFATHGRMAQTRHCEPAPLIIVEGLHAVATPELAALFDLIVYVSATRPVRFERRLKRDVAERGRTPESVRLQFETIVEPMHTLHVEPQKPLADIIVTNMGPPDFDCLAEPVLERLQDKVFSG, encoded by the coding sequence TTGAGCGAGGCGGACGCAGCCCCGTCCAAGGTGACGCTGGTGGCGATTGTCGGTGGTTCGGCCTCCGGCAAGACGCGGCTTGCCTACGCCATCGCCGAACACGTGCCGGGAGCCTATGTCATCAAGGAGGATGACTATTATCTCGACGCCACCTTGCTGGCGGATTTCGATCCGGACACCTTCAATTTCGACGAACCCGCGTCCAAGGACCACGCCTTGCTGGTCCGCCACCTCAAGGCCCTCAAGGCCGGGCAGGGCGTCGATATTCCGCAATATGATTTTGCGACCCATGGCCGGATGGCGCAGACCCGGCATTGCGAGCCGGCACCCCTGATCATTGTCGAGGGCCTGCACGCGGTGGCGACGCCGGAGCTGGCGGCCTTGTTCGACCTGATCGTCTACGTGTCGGCCACCAGGCCGGTCCGTTTCGAGCGCCGCCTCAAGCGCGACGTCGCCGAACGGGGCCGGACCCCGGAATCGGTCAGGCTCCAGTTCGAGACCATCGTCGAGCCGATGCACACCCTGCATGTCGAGCCGCAGAAACCCCTCGCCGATATCATCGTCACCAATATGGGCCCGCCGGATTTCGACTGCCTCGCGGAACCCGTGCTGGAACGCTTGCAGGACAAGGTTTTCAGCGGCTGA
- a CDS encoding DUF305 domain-containing protein: protein MALRARYLIGSAVLALAAGLPAGGAALAQDAPIVQPGAPGEAVRQLSAEEAVQIAANRYSDDDVRFMQQMIWHHHQAVQMAALVEGRSGTEALVEIAGRIDASQADEIAFMQGWLRERGETAPDPMADPHAMHAGMSGGHAMHGEMAGMASPEQMARLAEADGMDFDALFLELMIAHHEGAVEMVAHLLDQRGSAYDPTLFDFANDVRSEQQAEIRRMNALLSGLSQDPRAGLGAGFRDAETAAANITLLASLPKPTGFFDAENPAGLPPVISSDESDEEVERRFGQRAPFLSFSNTDIAFAGDLMAVGNYHGFNLYRLGGDTPRLVSSVVCPGGQGDVSIVGDLLIVSVQDTRARVDCGRQGVSDEVSEDRFRGLRVFDISDPVAPRQVGQVQTCRGSHTHSVVSSDDDVIIVYNSGTSSVRPEAELAGCMAGLPGDTDTALFSIDVIEIPVDNPAASRIVDSPRVFADDETGRIAGLWTGGDHGEGTQTSRRTDQCHDITVFPALNLAAGACSGNGIILDISDPRAPRRIDAVVDQGFAYWHSATFNNDGTKVVFTDEWGGGGRPRCRAQDPADWGADAIFDIVDGRLEFAGYFKIPASQSDEENCVAHNGSAVPVPGRDIFVQAWYQGGVSVIDFTDSANPVEIAFFDRGPIDEDTMILGGYWSTYWYDGRIYGTEIVRGLDVLELLPSEHLTANEIAAAALADQGDAFNPQQQFPVSWPDHPVVGLAYVDQLVRADALPAGTATALSYALGRANERREAGNRDAALASELDALAQSMPTPEAGSANAARAQALLGVIENVAASLR, encoded by the coding sequence ATGGCTTTGAGAGCTCGATACTTGATTGGGTCAGCGGTGCTGGCCCTGGCTGCCGGCTTGCCGGCCGGGGGGGCAGCGCTGGCTCAGGACGCGCCGATCGTTCAGCCGGGCGCGCCAGGCGAGGCGGTCCGTCAGTTGAGCGCCGAGGAAGCCGTCCAGATCGCGGCCAACCGCTATTCCGACGACGATGTCCGCTTCATGCAGCAGATGATCTGGCACCATCACCAGGCCGTGCAGATGGCGGCGCTGGTCGAGGGACGAAGTGGCACCGAGGCGCTGGTCGAGATTGCCGGCCGGATCGATGCTTCGCAGGCTGACGAGATTGCCTTCATGCAGGGATGGCTGCGCGAGCGCGGCGAAACAGCGCCGGACCCGATGGCGGATCCGCATGCCATGCATGCCGGCATGTCCGGTGGCCACGCCATGCATGGCGAAATGGCCGGCATGGCGTCTCCGGAACAGATGGCGCGCCTGGCTGAAGCCGACGGCATGGATTTCGATGCGCTGTTCCTCGAGTTGATGATCGCGCATCACGAGGGTGCGGTGGAGATGGTGGCTCACCTGCTTGACCAGCGCGGGTCAGCCTATGATCCGACCCTGTTTGATTTTGCCAATGACGTGCGCAGCGAACAGCAAGCCGAAATTCGTCGCATGAACGCTCTGCTCTCCGGCCTGTCACAGGATCCGCGGGCCGGTCTCGGTGCCGGGTTCCGGGATGCCGAGACGGCGGCAGCCAATATCACGTTGCTGGCCAGCCTGCCCAAGCCCACTGGCTTCTTCGATGCCGAGAACCCGGCCGGTCTGCCGCCAGTGATTTCGTCCGACGAGAGCGATGAAGAGGTCGAGCGCCGTTTTGGTCAGCGTGCGCCCTTCCTGAGTTTCTCCAATACCGACATCGCCTTCGCTGGAGATCTCATGGCTGTGGGCAATTACCATGGCTTCAACCTCTACCGGCTCGGCGGCGACACCCCCCGGCTGGTCAGCTCGGTTGTCTGCCCCGGCGGCCAGGGTGATGTTTCCATCGTCGGCGATCTGTTGATCGTGTCGGTCCAGGATACCCGCGCCCGTGTCGATTGCGGTCGCCAGGGTGTGAGTGATGAGGTCAGCGAGGACCGTTTCCGTGGTCTGCGGGTCTTTGACATCAGCGACCCGGTTGCCCCGCGCCAGGTCGGCCAGGTGCAGACCTGCCGTGGCTCGCACACCCATTCCGTTGTGTCGAGCGATGACGATGTCATCATCGTCTACAATTCCGGCACCAGTTCTGTTCGCCCCGAGGCCGAGCTGGCGGGCTGCATGGCCGGCCTGCCGGGGGATACCGATACGGCGCTGTTCAGCATCGACGTGATCGAGATCCCGGTCGACAATCCGGCCGCCTCGCGCATCGTCGACAGCCCGCGGGTCTTTGCCGATGACGAGACCGGCCGGATCGCTGGACTGTGGACCGGCGGTGATCATGGCGAGGGCACGCAGACCTCGCGGCGCACGGATCAGTGCCATGACATCACTGTCTTCCCGGCCCTCAACCTCGCCGCCGGCGCCTGTTCCGGCAATGGTATCATCCTCGACATCAGTGATCCGCGCGCTCCGCGCCGCATTGATGCGGTCGTCGACCAGGGCTTCGCCTACTGGCATTCGGCCACCTTCAACAATGACGGCACCAAGGTCGTCTTCACCGATGAGTGGGGCGGCGGTGGCCGTCCGCGCTGCCGGGCCCAGGACCCCGCCGACTGGGGCGCCGACGCCATTTTCGACATTGTTGACGGGCGCCTGGAATTTGCCGGCTACTTCAAGATCCCGGCATCGCAGTCGGATGAGGAAAACTGTGTTGCGCACAACGGGTCGGCGGTGCCGGTGCCGGGCCGGGATATTTTCGTTCAGGCTTGGTACCAGGGCGGCGTCTCGGTGATCGACTTCACGGACAGTGCCAACCCGGTCGAGATTGCTTTCTTCGATCGTGGACCGATCGATGAGGACACCATGATCCTCGGCGGCTACTGGTCGACCTACTGGTATGATGGTCGCATTTACGGCACCGAGATCGTGCGCGGGCTCGATGTCCTCGAACTCCTGCCCAGCGAGCACCTGACGGCGAACGAGATCGCCGCGGCCGCGCTGGCTGACCAGGGCGACGCCTTCAATCCGCAGCAGCAATTCCCGGTCAGCTGGCCTGACCATCCGGTTGTCGGACTGGCCTATGTTGACCAGCTGGTCCGCGCCGACGCGCTGCCGGCGGGTACGGCCACGGCGCTGTCCTACGCCCTCGGACGCGCCAATGAACGTCGCGAGGCGGGTAATCGCGATGCGGCCCTGGCATCCGAGCTGGATGCTCTGGCGCAGTCCATGCCGACCCCGGAGGCCGGCAGCGCCAACGCCGCCCGTGCCCAAGCCCTGCTCGGGGTAATCGAGAACGTGGCGGCCAGCCTGCGCTGA
- a CDS encoding DUF305 domain-containing protein, with product MSRYRMMAGLGAGMALLVTGSLLADPPLMQPGAPGTAARSLTPEQSIGLATSVHSRADARFMQHMIVHHGQAVEMGALIAGRTDNPQIALIGDRIARSQSSEIEMMQAWLQRRGLSTEMQHADTGHMMAPSDGPHSGHGMSHADAAPSDTPLMTGMLSPARMAELAAARDEHFDRLYLVGMIHHHQGAIDMVNDLLAEPGNGQDPQLSEFLSAVMADQSSEIARMRNLLAGL from the coding sequence ATGAGCCGATACAGGATGATGGCCGGGCTGGGTGCCGGCATGGCGCTTCTGGTGACAGGCAGCCTGCTCGCCGATCCGCCTCTGATGCAGCCGGGCGCGCCCGGAACGGCCGCGCGGTCTCTGACGCCGGAACAATCGATCGGTCTCGCAACAAGCGTTCACAGCCGGGCCGATGCCCGATTCATGCAGCACATGATTGTCCATCATGGCCAGGCGGTCGAGATGGGCGCGTTGATCGCCGGGCGGACCGACAACCCGCAAATTGCGTTGATCGGTGACCGGATTGCCCGTTCCCAGTCGTCGGAAATCGAGATGATGCAGGCCTGGCTTCAGCGCCGCGGGCTGTCGACGGAAATGCAACATGCCGACACAGGTCACATGATGGCGCCATCCGACGGGCCCCATTCAGGCCATGGCATGTCGCATGCGGACGCCGCGCCGTCCGATACTCCCTTGATGACGGGCATGCTGTCTCCGGCCCGGATGGCCGAGCTCGCCGCAGCCCGCGATGAGCATTTTGACCGGCTCTACCTGGTCGGCATGATCCATCACCACCAGGGTGCCATCGACATGGTCAACGACCTGCTGGCCGAGCCGGGAAATGGCCAGGACCCGCAGCTTTCCGAATTCCTGTCGGCGGTCATGGCTGACCAGTCGTCTGAAATTGCCCGCATGCGCAATCTGCTGGCCGGGCTTTGA
- a CDS encoding DUF167 domain-containing protein, protein MTFHVRLTPGASRDEVVAWQSDAADRLHLAVRVRSVPEKGKANTALIALLAKQLSIPKRDIDVIRGATSRLKTVRIVAEGSLQARLVAQLEAFADERNPD, encoded by the coding sequence GTGACATTCCACGTCCGCCTGACGCCCGGCGCCTCCCGGGATGAGGTTGTGGCTTGGCAGAGCGATGCTGCTGACCGGCTTCATCTGGCCGTTCGTGTGCGGTCGGTGCCCGAGAAGGGCAAGGCCAATACGGCCCTGATTGCGCTGCTGGCCAAGCAATTGTCTATTCCCAAGCGCGACATTGATGTGATACGCGGCGCGACATCGCGTCTGAAGACAGTCCGGATCGTGGCCGAAGGGTCGCTGCAGGCCAGACTCGTCGCCCAGCTGGAGGCCTTCGCGGATGAGCGCAACCCTGATTGA
- a CDS encoding (2Fe-2S)-binding protein → MFVCICNALRDRELKAAAAEPSVRTAACVFKRCDAKPKCGRCLPDIADMIAATRLQTDELAAAAE, encoded by the coding sequence ATGTTTGTCTGCATCTGCAACGCACTCCGTGATCGCGAGCTGAAAGCCGCCGCTGCAGAGCCATCCGTTCGGACTGCGGCCTGCGTCTTCAAGCGCTGCGATGCCAAGCCGAAATGCGGCCGTTGCCTGCCCGATATTGCCGACATGATCGCCGCGACCCGCCTGCAAACGGACGAGCTGGCTGCCGCGGCGGAGTAG
- a CDS encoding LVIVD repeat-containing protein, producing the protein MTPNFRSMVSLAALGAALAACSPVTDEAAEPATVVAPPSRADLAPGLFDAGTAIWNLELTASMRPPEGFFDYDTAMIPLGVPGQADDDTEDADEVPQAETVETAEADDADTADDVEAENSGPGLLSFANSDLAFTGDRVIMGGFHGFNVYDAANPDSPEHILSVVCPGGQGDVSVHGNLVFFSTEQNRGRLDCGNGGVEGDSSPERFLGVRIFDISDLNAPRQVAAVQTCRGSHTHTLVPHPTDDRTAYIYVQGTNSPRPDSELAGCSGGEPDENPETALYSIDIIEVPLDAPEQAAIINRPRIFTDYETGEIAGLWAGGALEDGAQTSSSTVACHDITVYPEMGLAGGACGGNGILLDITDPVNPRRISDLADPNMAYWHSATFSNDASKIIFTDEWGGGLGARCQPDDPQDWGADLVADIVDGELQRRGFFKIPGEQSAIENCVAHNGNIIPVPGRDIMVQAWYSGGLSIIDFTDSNNPYEIAFFDRGPLGPDALRVGGYWATYWHNGRIWAPEIARGLDVFRLQASPMLTASEIAAAELIHFDEANTQTQLHVTWPDEPVVAMAYLDQIERAEALDPASISGVRAAIQAWSSGQVDGDVLAAAVGTLGDAADASGVPADVHRLTELGAMLARIQ; encoded by the coding sequence ATGACACCGAATTTCCGTTCCATGGTTTCTCTGGCGGCGCTGGGCGCAGCGCTCGCCGCCTGTTCACCGGTAACCGATGAAGCTGCCGAGCCGGCGACCGTCGTCGCTCCGCCATCGCGGGCAGATCTGGCGCCGGGCCTGTTCGATGCCGGAACCGCGATCTGGAATCTCGAGCTGACCGCGTCGATGCGCCCGCCGGAGGGCTTTTTTGATTATGATACGGCGATGATCCCGCTCGGCGTACCGGGGCAGGCCGATGATGACACCGAGGACGCCGATGAAGTCCCGCAAGCTGAGACCGTCGAAACCGCCGAAGCTGACGACGCCGATACCGCGGACGACGTGGAAGCCGAAAACTCCGGTCCGGGTCTGCTGTCCTTTGCCAATTCCGACCTGGCCTTCACCGGTGACCGGGTGATCATGGGTGGCTTCCATGGTTTCAACGTTTATGACGCGGCCAACCCGGACAGCCCGGAACACATCCTTTCGGTCGTCTGCCCGGGTGGTCAGGGTGATGTCTCGGTGCACGGCAATCTGGTCTTCTTCTCGACCGAACAGAATCGCGGCCGCCTCGATTGCGGCAATGGCGGCGTTGAGGGCGACTCCAGTCCCGAGCGTTTCCTCGGTGTGCGCATTTTCGACATCAGCGATCTGAATGCGCCGCGCCAGGTTGCGGCAGTGCAGACCTGCCGCGGCTCGCACACCCATACGCTTGTCCCGCATCCGACTGATGACCGGACTGCCTATATCTATGTCCAGGGCACCAACAGCCCGCGTCCGGACAGCGAGCTGGCCGGTTGCAGTGGCGGCGAGCCCGACGAGAACCCGGAGACCGCTCTGTACTCGATTGACATCATCGAAGTGCCGCTCGACGCCCCCGAGCAGGCTGCGATCATCAATCGGCCGCGTATCTTCACCGATTATGAGACCGGTGAGATTGCCGGCCTGTGGGCTGGCGGGGCGCTGGAAGACGGCGCGCAGACATCATCGTCCACCGTCGCCTGTCACGACATCACGGTCTATCCGGAAATGGGTCTCGCCGGCGGTGCCTGCGGTGGCAACGGGATCCTTCTCGACATCACCGACCCGGTCAATCCGCGGCGGATTTCCGATCTGGCGGATCCGAACATGGCCTATTGGCACTCGGCGACTTTCTCCAATGATGCCAGCAAGATCATCTTCACCGACGAATGGGGCGGCGGTCTCGGTGCGCGTTGCCAGCCCGACGATCCGCAGGATTGGGGTGCCGATCTGGTTGCCGATATTGTCGATGGCGAGCTGCAGCGTCGCGGCTTCTTCAAGATCCCGGGCGAACAGTCCGCGATCGAGAATTGTGTCGCCCACAACGGCAATATCATCCCGGTTCCCGGCCGCGACATCATGGTCCAGGCCTGGTATAGCGGCGGGCTGTCGATCATCGACTTCACCGACAGCAACAACCCTTACGAGATCGCCTTTTTCGACCGCGGTCCGTTGGGTCCTGATGCCTTGCGGGTGGGCGGTTACTGGGCAACCTACTGGCATAATGGACGTATCTGGGCGCCTGAAATCGCGCGGGGTCTGGATGTCTTCCGGCTGCAGGCGAGCCCGATGCTGACGGCCAGCGAAATTGCCGCCGCCGAGCTGATCCATTTCGACGAGGCCAACACCCAGACCCAACTGCATGTCACCTGGCCGGATGAACCGGTTGTGGCGATGGCCTATCTCGACCAGATCGAGCGTGCTGAGGCCCTCGATCCGGCCTCGATCTCCGGGGTTCGCGCTGCCATCCAGGCGTGGTCTTCCGGGCAGGTTGATGGCGACGTCCTGGCCGCCGCAGTCGGAACGCTCGGCGATGCGGCCGACGCCTCCGGGGTCCCTGCTGACGTCCACCGTCTGACGGAGCTCGGCGCCATGCTGGCCCGGATCCAGTAG
- the folD gene encoding bifunctional methylenetetrahydrofolate dehydrogenase/methenyltetrahydrofolate cyclohydrolase FolD — MSATLIDGKAIAAEIDARAGEVGAALAKTLGRAPCLAVVLIGDDPASDVYVRNKVRRTEAAGLTSIEIRKPADVSEAEVIAIVQRLNADDGVDGILVQMPLPDHIDANRVIGFIDPDKDVDGLTETSAGRLVLGKPGLRPCTPAGCVLLAERAMGDLSGKSVVVIGRSILVGKPAALLFLEKNATVTIAHSRTADLPGLCRTADILVPAVGRPEMVKGDWVKPGACVLDVGINRIDAPERGEGKSRLVGDAAFDEIVGHAGWITPVPGGIGPMTIAMLLRNTVVAAAFRAGLQIPGDF, encoded by the coding sequence ATGAGCGCAACCCTGATTGATGGCAAGGCCATTGCCGCCGAGATCGATGCCCGCGCGGGCGAGGTCGGGGCGGCCCTGGCCAAGACACTGGGTCGTGCGCCCTGTCTGGCGGTTGTCCTCATCGGCGATGATCCGGCGAGTGATGTCTATGTGCGCAACAAGGTCCGCCGCACCGAAGCGGCCGGACTGACCTCCATAGAGATCCGCAAGCCGGCCGATGTCAGCGAAGCCGAGGTCATCGCGATCGTTCAGCGTCTGAATGCCGATGACGGGGTCGACGGCATTCTCGTTCAGATGCCCCTGCCCGATCATATCGATGCCAATCGCGTGATCGGGTTTATCGATCCGGACAAGGATGTTGATGGCCTGACCGAGACCAGTGCCGGTCGCCTGGTGCTGGGCAAGCCCGGCCTGCGGCCCTGTACGCCCGCCGGATGCGTCTTGCTGGCCGAGCGCGCGATGGGCGACCTGTCCGGAAAGTCGGTCGTGGTTATCGGGCGTTCGATCCTGGTCGGCAAACCGGCTGCTCTGCTCTTTCTGGAAAAGAATGCCACGGTCACCATTGCCCATTCACGGACCGCGGACCTGCCGGGCCTGTGCCGAACGGCAGATATTCTCGTCCCCGCAGTGGGCCGGCCGGAGATGGTGAAGGGTGACTGGGTGAAGCCGGGCGCCTGCGTCCTTGATGTCGGGATTAACCGGATTGATGCGCCCGAGCGCGGCGAGGGCAAGAGCCGGCTGGTCGGCGATGCGGCCTTCGACGAAATCGTCGGACATGCGGGCTGGATCACGCCGGTTCCGGGCGGTATCGGGCCGATGACGATCGCCATGCTGCTCAGAAACACCGTTGTCGCAGCGGCCTTCCGGGCTGGTCTGCAAATCCCGGGCGATTTTTGA
- the bfr gene encoding bacterioferritin, whose product MKGDAKVIDYLNGALRLELAAVNQYFLHARMFKDWGFAKIAKVEYEESIDEMKHADILIERILFLEGLPNVQDLAKIYIGETLKECLECDLKVEQRAHPFYKEAIAYCEQAGDYVSRKIFTDILDSEEEHIDFLETQLGLIEKIGEGRYMQSQMAPGED is encoded by the coding sequence ATGAAGGGCGACGCCAAGGTCATCGACTATCTCAACGGTGCGCTCCGGCTCGAGCTGGCCGCCGTGAACCAGTATTTCCTGCATGCGCGCATGTTCAAGGACTGGGGCTTCGCGAAGATCGCCAAGGTCGAGTATGAAGAGTCAATCGACGAGATGAAGCATGCCGACATCCTGATCGAGCGCATTCTCTTCCTCGAGGGTCTGCCGAACGTCCAGGACCTCGCCAAGATCTATATCGGCGAAACACTCAAGGAATGTCTCGAGTGCGATCTCAAGGTCGAGCAGCGCGCCCACCCTTTCTACAAGGAGGCCATCGCCTATTGCGAGCAGGCCGGCGACTATGTCTCGCGCAAGATCTTCACCGACATTCTCGACAGCGAGGAAGAGCACATCGATTTCCTCGAGACCCAGCTTGGTCTGATCGAAAAGATCGGCGAAGGGCGCTACATGCAGTCGCAGATGGCGCCAGGCGAAGACTAG
- the yghU gene encoding glutathione-dependent disulfide-bond oxidoreductase, whose amino-acid sequence MTDDSAYVPPKVWTWDSESGGRFANINRPIAGPTHDKELPVGKHPLQLYSLATPNGVKVTILLEELLALGHADAEYDAWLIKINEGDQFSSGFVSANPNSKIPALMDHSTETPTRVFESGSILLYLAEKFGAFLPSDPTERTEALSWLFWQMGSAPYLGGGFGHFYAYAPEKWEYPINRFAMEVKRQMDVLDRTLADRPYLAGSEYSIADMAVWAWYGALARGVLYEAGEFLSVQDYKHVQRWAAEIADRPAVKRGIKVNRVWGEEANQVPERHSAADIDAKT is encoded by the coding sequence ATGACCGACGACAGCGCATACGTACCGCCGAAAGTGTGGACCTGGGACAGCGAGAGCGGCGGCCGCTTCGCGAATATCAACCGGCCGATCGCCGGTCCGACGCATGACAAGGAACTGCCCGTCGGCAAGCACCCGCTGCAACTCTATTCGCTGGCGACCCCGAACGGGGTGAAGGTCACCATCCTGCTGGAGGAGTTGCTGGCCCTCGGCCATGCCGACGCCGAGTATGATGCCTGGCTGATCAAGATCAATGAGGGCGACCAATTCTCGTCGGGCTTCGTGTCGGCCAATCCGAATTCCAAGATCCCGGCCCTGATGGATCACAGCACCGAAACCCCGACCCGGGTGTTCGAGTCCGGATCCATCCTGCTCTATCTGGCCGAGAAGTTCGGCGCCTTCCTGCCTTCCGACCCGACAGAGCGGACCGAGGCACTGAGCTGGCTGTTCTGGCAGATGGGCTCGGCCCCCTATCTCGGCGGCGGCTTTGGCCATTTCTATGCCTATGCGCCGGAGAAGTGGGAATATCCGATCAACCGGTTTGCGATGGAAGTGAAACGGCAAATGGATGTGCTCGACCGCACCCTGGCTGATCGCCCCTACCTCGCCGGCTCAGAATACTCGATCGCCGACATGGCGGTCTGGGCCTGGTATGGCGCGCTGGCCCGGGGTGTTCTGTACGAGGCGGGCGAGTTCCTCTCGGTCCAGGATTACAAGCATGTCCAGCGCTGGGCAGCAGAGATCGCGGACCGCCCTGCCGTGAAGCGCGGGATCAAGGTCAACCGGGTCTGGGGCGAAGAGGCCAATCAGGTCCCCGAGCGCCATTCTGCAGCCGACATCGACGCCAAGACCTGA
- a CDS encoding TIGR00266 family protein — translation MSQADEIDYEIGGSDIQYVEIELDPGESVVSEAGAMMFKAPSVSMEAVFGDGSQKNKGVWGALAGAGKRLLTGESLFMTVFTHGGQGKAKVAFAAPYPGTIIPVHLPDLGGELICQKDSFLAAAKGVSVGIALQKRIMTGLFGGEGFIMQRLEGTGWVFVHAGGTLIERELAAGEELHVDTGCVVAYTPGVDFEIERAGNIKSMIFGGEGVFFARLRGPGKVWIQSMPFSRLAGRILANVPVTGSGQGEGSVLGPLGSIMRGN, via the coding sequence ATGAGCCAGGCAGACGAAATCGATTACGAGATTGGCGGCAGCGACATCCAGTATGTGGAGATCGAGCTCGACCCGGGCGAGAGCGTGGTGTCGGAAGCCGGTGCGATGATGTTCAAGGCGCCGAGTGTCTCCATGGAGGCTGTCTTTGGTGACGGATCCCAGAAGAACAAGGGCGTATGGGGTGCGCTCGCCGGCGCCGGCAAGCGCCTTCTGACCGGCGAAAGCCTCTTCATGACCGTCTTCACCCATGGCGGCCAGGGCAAGGCCAAGGTTGCCTTTGCCGCGCCCTATCCGGGCACAATCATTCCGGTCCATCTTCCCGATCTTGGCGGCGAGCTGATCTGCCAGAAGGACAGTTTCCTGGCTGCGGCCAAGGGCGTGTCGGTCGGAATCGCCCTGCAGAAGCGGATCATGACCGGCCTGTTCGGTGGCGAAGGCTTCATCATGCAGCGCCTCGAAGGGACTGGCTGGGTCTTTGTTCATGCCGGCGGCACGCTGATCGAGCGAGAGCTCGCGGCCGGTGAAGAACTCCATGTCGATACAGGCTGCGTTGTCGCCTATACGCCCGGCGTGGATTTCGAGATCGAGCGCGCCGGGAATATCAAGTCGATGATTTTCGGTGGCGAGGGCGTTTTCTTTGCCCGTCTCCGCGGGCCGGGCAAGGTGTGGATCCAGTCCATGCCCTTCTCGCGGCTCGCCGGTCGTATCCTCGCGAATGTCCCGGTGACCGGGTCCGGCCAGGGAGAGGGCTCGGTCCTCGGCCCGCTCGGATCGATCATGCGCGGCAATTGA